The genomic stretch AAGTATAGAAATTGATGAGGGGAGACTGTTGTCTACCTTAATCCTCTCACGATGACATCATTACTTCATCATGTGTCCTTTTATACAATGACTTGCTCCCTCCCGTTATATTTACTATCATCTTTTCCTCAGTGTATGTCATGAGAGGACATATCCTttacgattattattattattcgatgTCCTttttaatttcgaagtaaattttcAAGGATAATCAAGTGTGATCGAAATATCAAGTAAATAAATCATAGAGCATCATCTAATCAGATATCATCCATTAAAAATTACGaggtaaatatattttttattattgagaACCCAATACCAACAGcaataatacaagtgcaatatatatatatatatatatatatatatatatatatatatatatatatatatatatatatatatatatatatatatatatatatatatatatatatatatatgaccttaGGAAGTGGTCTTAAAAGGGTGGTAGACTTTGAGGTCGGTGAAGATACCGGCGACGGAACCGACGGCAGCGGCTATGGTGATCACGAGGCAACCTAAGCTGAGCATTTGCAGGCACACCCACCTCAGGCTCCACCTCGGTATCCTCTTCTGCACGATGTACATCTCCACCGGGAAGTAGACGGTCAGCGGCCAGAAGCCGAGTGCGCCAAGCAGGGCGACCACGTCGTTGAAGAAGGGCAGCAGCATGGAGATGACGGTGGTCAGCACCACGAAGGTGGAGCGCCACACCAGGCGGAAGAGGCTGAGGCGGTAGCGCTTGGTGGGGGTGAGGGGGACGGCTACCTCCTTGGTGATGAAGGTGGAGTCGGGCCATGTCCGGATCGCCCACTTCTCCACGAAGGCGAACAGGGGTTGGCAGAACACCTGGTAGGCTCCGACGAGATGGACGACGATGGCGGCGTTGGCGATGTCGAGGAGCCAGTAGGGGTTGTAGAAGCCGAAGCCGGTGAGGAGGTTGCCGGGCGCCCCGTCGCCGAACGCGGCGTAGCCCATGCAGCCGCAGAGCATGTAGAAGAAGGTGGTCACGGCGATGCTCACCACCGAAGCCTTCTTCATCACCTTCGCCTCCGACGGTGGTGGAGCTTTGATGGTGTCCTGAACAAGCAGCAACATTACTTGGCGTGCATGCGAAGCCAACACCGATCGCTTTAGCTCATCAGACAGCCAAATCTACCTGGATTTCTATGAGGATGAGGGAGAAGGAGTAGGCGAAGGCAATGTCGCCCAAGGCTTGGAGGCTCCGCCATATCTTCTGAGTCGGGGAGACAGCGCCGATGCTGATTCCGGTGAGGCTGCCTTTGAATCCTTTGTTAGCtgtgaggaaacagaggagagcagAGCAGTCAGATCCACTGTGCATGAGAGAGTTCAATTGGCCATGCCGGACCGGAGATGGAGGCGCACCGATGACTTGGACGATGCCGAGAGCGAGGCCGATGGAGGAGTAGGTGAAGGACATGACGGCGGCGACGATCGAGAGCCACCATATCTGGTCGAAGTCGGGAATCTGCGACAGGAAGATCTCCGCGATGCCGAACATGATCATGTAAGGATTGCTGGAGGCATGGCAAGGGTTCTCGTGGCCTCTCTCGTGGAAACAATTAGACCTTTTGATCGCCCTGTTTCACAAGATGAAACCACTCGTTACAACCACGAGAAGCTCCAACCTTCTTCCCCAAGGAGATCGATGATCTGTGTCGTTCTGAACTCCACTCACATCATGCTAATGGAGGAAGCGATGGTGTAACCGATAGCGACGCCGAAGAGGTTGGCATACTGGATGAATCCACAGAGCTTGACCTTTAGCCCACCTGAGGAGAAGGCAAAAATGTTTAGCCATGGCGACGTATTCTGCAGGGAGAGCTGTGCGAACTCACCGAGGTAAGCGTGGACCGCGTCCGTGTAGCTGTAGTTGCGCTTCCCGGCGATGGGGTCGCCGGAGCGGT from Musa acuminata AAA Group cultivar baxijiao chromosome BXJ1-3, Cavendish_Baxijiao_AAA, whole genome shotgun sequence encodes the following:
- the LOC135615812 gene encoding amino acid permease 4-like; protein product: MGENGGANCYQQLAFTPASVSVEVSHAHKLQEAFECYDDDGRAKRTGTLWTASAHIVTAVIGSGVLSLAWAIAQLGWVAGPVVMLLFSFVTYYTSTLLADCYRSGDPIAGKRNYSYTDAVHAYLGGLKVKLCGFIQYANLFGVAIGYTIASSISMMAIKRSNCFHERGHENPCHASSNPYMIMFGIAEIFLSQIPDFDQIWWLSIVAAVMSFTYSSIGLALGIVQVIANKGFKGSLTGISIGAVSPTQKIWRSLQALGDIAFAYSFSLILIEIQDTIKAPPPSEAKVMKKASVVSIAVTTFFYMLCGCMGYAAFGDGAPGNLLTGFGFYNPYWLLDIANAAIVVHLVGAYQVFCQPLFAFVEKWAIRTWPDSTFITKEVAVPLTPTKRYRLSLFRLVWRSTFVVLTTVISMLLPFFNDVVALLGALGFWPLTVYFPVEMYIVQKRIPRWSLRWVCLQMLSLGCLVITIAAAVGSVAGIFTDLKVYHPFKTTS